TGAGTAGGATGAACTGACGGAACTGCTGGGATTGTGCAATCTTGAGGATCATGTTTAAGGCAATTCTTCTACTGCTTGGGTCCAAATAACTATCAAATGCATCTAGGCATCTGAAGGGACCCTCTGTGATGTACcataaagaaagaatgaaaaaaaagtttgaaaaagagTTTTCACTCCCTGATTGCAGCTCTATGCTACCCAAACCAgctgtatttccttctccacgCTGGACTCTTACAGAAAGGGTTTCATGTGCATGATCAAACCTTATTTCTCCTGAGAGGGCCAACTGAGATAGAAAACTGTCAAAGTACAACCTGCATCGTAAAGCAAGACTTCTTCTAAATTGCTGGTATAATTCATATCTTTGCACTGATGTTTGATCCAGTGATTTAATACAATTTCTTAAATTCTTCACTTTAACATCTAGAGCAttatatctttcttttatttgttggAACTgccttattatttcttctctgctTCTGTGACGGGTGTTTTCTGATtgtatcttttgttttaaaaaagcaatttcttTATCAAGAGCAGCAGTagatttctcaatttcttttcgCTCTGGGCAAATGTATTTGGCCTGAGCagtctctttctctaattctttctctttcttggtcAGCTCTTCTTTTTTCACTTGGAGAGAATTTGTGTGGTGTTTAAGTCTATCTTGATAATGTCGTAGGCATCGTTTTTCAGAGTCCATTTCTAAATTAATCTGGCTTAGTTCTTGCCTAAAAGATTCTGATAATTCCTGAACTTGCTGAATTTTCATCTTAATGCTTTCGTGTCTCTGTTCAGCATCTATTATCTCTTGTCTTAAGTCCTTCATCTCTTCCATCTGAACTTTCATCTTTTCCTCAACCTGTTCCATctgtttttcaatttctttaactttttcctGAGTTGAGAACCCTATTGACTGGGTTCCTTCTTTTTCAAGATCTTTTATTtgcatgtttatttttattactctAATTGCTATTTCTTTTAAATGCAGACGATGATTATTAAcagtttcttcattctttctgatATCATTTTCAAGTGAATTTGCACATTGCTGATATACAGACAACTGTGCCACTGTGTTTTCTACAACTTTCTCCAAATGATTTATTTCTACCTCAAAATCAATCAAGTAAGTAGGTCTTGATTTGTCACATGAATAATAGCGTCGCTCAAACACCTGGTCACCATCAGCGGTAAAAGCTTCACGACAGTTCTTGGGGGGTTCCTGAACTTGCATTACTGTACGAGCCAAAGAGTTACTTTTAATAAGCAGCACTGACTCTATCCCTCTCATGTCAATCAAAGCATTGGCCACCACTGCATCATCTATTTTTAAAGCTGTGAGAACTGTTGGAAACTCTGGGTGATGAGCTGCTCTGTTTGTCATATCATATATCTCATTCTTAAATGCTGACACAATTATCTGTGGTCGTGGAGAGCCTACTGGATAAAACCTTttcataagtgtctgaagtaCTTCCTCATCTTTGAAGGTGTTACAACAAAAGGCAAGAAGGAGGTCCTTTAAACAGGCCTCAACAGCTAAAGCAAATTCAGGGTCCTGGAGATGAATGTAACCTCCTAGTGGACCTTTAGGTTTGGTAGTGAAGAGCCCTTCTCTGTCAGCATTGTCTATTGCTTCAAGAAGGGCTGGAATTTGTGGTTCAAATATTTTTAGTGGACTAGCTTTACAATCTTTTAAGTGGTTTAGCTGTTGTTGTTTATCATTTAGCGTTTGCTGCACATCTGATACTTCTCTCTTAAGTCTAGAATGttcttcattgtctttttctATAGCTTCCTGAAGGTGTTCCAActtttcaaaaaatgaattttcctgatcTTTATACTTATTTAACTCTTCCTTCAACATGgcaattttttcctgtttttctaacTTTGATTGCTCCATACTCTTTTTCAGGTTTTCCATTTGGTTGCaatgttctttttccttctctaattgctttaattcattttgggaagaattatataaatcttcagcttcctcataggcctttttctttctatttatattgtctCTTGCCTGAATGCTTTCAATCTCTAACTCAATGGTTTCTTTGTTTAACTTGTCCAACTTCTCCTGAACTTCTTTTAACTTCTCGGTTGTTTCATTAAATTTGGCCTGACTTGCCTCCAGTTTCTGATTTAATCTGATAGTATCCTGGTCTCCAATATTTATATTACTTATCATATCTTCAATTTGTCTTTCTGATTCATTCACTACTGCCCAAGCCATCTCATGTTTCAGATCCTCTAATCTCTTCCTTGAGGCAGCCATACTCTGGAAACACTGTTCTACCTCGATGCCCTGCTGTTTTAGCTCCAGAAGCTGCTTTTCTCCTTGTTCTATCTGATCCTGAGTCCTGGCTTTTCTCTCCAAAATGCATAAGTAATCGTTATGCATCTGTTCAAGCTGGGTCACTTTCTGAAAGAATTTGTATCTCTCTCCATCACTTCTTGTTTGCAATAACTGCCTGCCCATCTCTTGTTGTAAAATGGTCATTGGATTATCTACTCGTATGTTAAAATGTTCAAGAATTTCTGCAAGTTCTGCTTTCTTAGAAGTAATTACACTTCCTGATTGGTCTTTTAGTTTGTAACTCACAGTCCCACTTACACTGATGCACTGATGCACAATTATGGAGTCCCCATACGAGTCAGGTTTGTACGCATTCTCCCCTCTGTTACTTAATGTGATCAAGATGTTTGCTGAAGCCTCGCCATCTTTCACAAACTCTTTTAAAGGCGATCCTAAGGACTTTCCACCAAGACCAAGGAGGAGAGCTGTGAGCAATGCACTTTTGCCTCTTTGGCCCACCACAAAGTTGACATTGGGCCCAAATTGCACTGGTCCAAGCCTGGAATGGCACATAAAGTTCTCCAGCTGTATACTCTCTACAATGCCGACTTCTCCTACGGACAACGGAGAAGCAGCAGCACTTCCATGAGGCTCATCCTGTAAAAGGAGGctctcctgctcctcctgctcAGCCAACTCTCCCTCCGGCTCAGCCTTTGCTGCTCCTTGCTGCTCTTCGGCAGCCAGAGGGACAAGGTCCTCTCTTCCCTCAGCCATTGGGTCAGAATAGAAGAGCCCTATCTGGCGATGCTTgtcttcttctcccttttttccctctccctcctctccgcTCCGCTCCGCTCCCCTCCTCTCACTCCTTTTCccgccctcctcctcctccactagGAGGCTCAACCCGAGGGCGCCTCTATGCAGCCCTTAGACCCCGCGAGCCACAACCGAGTCCCGGCAGAAAGGAACAATGTGCGACGGAGCTCCCTCAGAGCCTCACGGCGCCAGCCCCACGGGACCCCGGTTCTCGGGACCTAACACCGAGGAAGCCCGAAACCGCCAAGGCCCAGCAGAAGCGGCGGCAGTCCCGGGGCCCGCTTCCCCCCTGCCCCGCCAACCGCCGCGGCCACGCCGCCCCCCTTCCCCGCACGAGCACGCGAGCCGGGTCCCCCTCACCACTCAGCCCGAGACCACCAGCAGCAACAAGGCCCAGAACCCAATCTGTGGCAGCAACTCCACCTTAGGCTTCCTCCGGTACCTGTGTGGCGACccaggaaaaggggaagggaaagaggctGGAGCGCTGAGGTGGGATGcaccaccagcagcagcagccggGGAAATGGGGAGGGGTGGATCCAAATGGCGGTGCGTCTGCGCGCAGCACACTCTCTGCAGCGACCCCTCCCTCAGTGTGTGGGCGACAGCGGCGTAGCTTCTTCTGCGCCTGTGCAGGGGGGGGGGGCGACTTCGTCGGCGCTGCTTCTTTTCAGCgccccacccccatctccacACTGGCAGAAAGTTCTCAGTGGGCAATGAGAAAATGGTACATTTGGTGGCACTCTCCGTCCTGGGCCCCGAacgctttctccctctccctgatGCTATCACCTCCCTTGGGTTCCTTAGTCATCCCGGGACAGAAAACTCCCCAGTCTCTTCCCCACCTCCAGACGGTCCTCAACCTCTCGTGTTCCTCCTGGCCTCTCTCTggatctctgtctatctctgcctctctcccgcCGCACCCCGCTCTGTCCCggtctctgtctcagtgtccgtctgtctgtctcactccctctccctctctctttcactccAGCCCTCTGTCTGCCGTTTGTCCCTcactccatctccctctctcctttctccagctctgtctctttctgcctctttcgCTCTCTCCCCACCCCGGCTTCTGTACTTTGTGATGGCCCCATGGGCTACCAGCCTTCCCTCCTTATTCCTTGGAGCTCCTCGCCTTGAACAGCCAAGAATTCTCAGCCAGCAATGACCTTCCACCCAATGAACTTCCTTCCCAATGGTGAGAGCCTCCATTTAAGTGATTTCAGGGAAACCGAGGGGCCAAATTGTTCTTCCTTCCCATCTGGGCTTTTGGCCCTTGCAGCCCCATCCTAGCACACCCCTCATTCTGCCAAGGGCCTCCTCAGGGACAGCCCTGCCCCCATCCCAATCCTCTGGTGCGACCTCCTGGATTTTCTACCCGTGTTATTTGGAAGCATGTGCATAATAACATTATCGAGAGATTTCTCTCTTCTGACCCAGACATTCATTCCACCATTAGGCGTTTACTCCCCGAAGATTTGCTAGGAAGAAAAGGTTCTCCAGTAGATTTATAGCGGCTTGGTGGGTGGTAACAAAGACAAGGAAAGAAAGTGGGACCCCCATGAACTAGGGAATAGCTGTACAAATGAAGGGACGTGGCTATAAACggttattgtgctctaaggaatgttGCTTATGATGAGTACAGGAAAGGGTGGAAAGGCATGAAAGGAGAGTTAAGGGACTAGAATAATACACCATGACTTTGCTAAGTCAGATCTGGCTGACTCTAATGACCCCAACTGgcgtttccttggcaaagatactggaggggtttgccatttccttctccagttcattttacagaggaggaaactgaggcaaccagggttaaatgccttgcctagggtcacacagtgactAAAGCggctgaggccagatgtgaactcaagaATTTGACTCTCTGACTTTAgccttggcactctatccactgtgccatgtactTGTCCTCACACCATGATTAAAGCAATGTAAAcgaaagagaaaagaacaaccAAAAACACCAAAGGAGAATgtttcaaaattacaaagaaaaagctTGCTTGTTTTGAAAGAATAGATATAAGGAGACCTCTTTCTCCTATTTATTTGCATAAGGGAGAAGTACATGACTTTTGAACTTTGCCtatgttttcagactttttgtTCTGTTCTCCTTTGCTGATTTTAAGttgtctttctcattttctctaaaAAATACTAGTTGTTACATATGATGACTCCCtgggaaggagatgggggaggaaAACTTGGAACATGCTAATCAGTATCAAACATTTATaagtaaaaattcatttaaaaataaaaaagattaaaaaaaatcaaactgccTGGCTTGATCACAAATTTGTTACATAAATGCAACAAGGTCCTCATAGCCAAAAAAGCAAGCCTTTTACATCTCCTTAGCCAGTTTGCTCTCCCACTCCCCACAAAAATGATTCCTCACGCTTTCATCCCTCTTCATCTCCCTATATGAGAGCCTTATCACATTCTTTGCTTCAAAACCTGAGGTCCTTTGCCATAACATAACTCATGCCCATGTCAGAAGTGCATGCTTTTTCATAGTACATAGCATTCAATTATAACCAACAGGACATGGCTGACTCACTTCTATCTGTAAAAAGAACTATCAGTTAGCCTACAAAAATGCAACCCACCTGTAAGTATTAGCATCTAATCAAAGGAATTGGAACAAAAGATTGCTTTAGCAATATAGTCAAAGAGCATAACAGTAAAATAATATGGAGAACATTCAGCTATTCAGCAATGCACAGGTACAGCAATAAACTTATGGAATTACACACAAGATCTATTGTCCATGGGCAATACCTCTATTTTCAGCTTTGCCTGTGACATCATAACTTAGCTTAGTGACTTCTCTGATGAGTCTAGTGCTCTTGTCACTGACTGACTTATCTTTACCTACACTTGAATGATTAATTAATCATCAGGATTATTTGTATACACCTTGACTGGCAGCAGTGGCAATGtaaattggaaatatttaatgaaataaatacatattaaatagtctgatttttttcccctttctttatatcccaggGTTCtccacattgcctggcacataacaaatactttaaaaatgcttcttgCTTGacagatcaaaaaataaaatgacaaatgttggaagagcTTCAAGAAATCAGGCACATTAATGCACTTGTGACCAAGTTATAAAATGGTACAACTCTGCAAAGCAAATTGGAACTAAGCTCCCAAAGTCACTCAACTGTGTCCATATTTTTTCTGAATGACACCTCTTCTAAACGTATACAAAGAGATCAAAGCAAGAGGAATAGGACACAcatgcataaaaatatttgttagctctttttatagtgatAAAAGAACTTGAAATTAAGGGGAGTGCATTTTAGttagagaatggttgaacaaatcgTGGGAAACCAATGCAATAGAATAATATTGTGTCATTGGAAATGTCAGAAGGGtggttcagagaaacctgggcaTACTTGTGTgaattgatgaagaatgaagtaagcagaaccaggagaacaatttatgaaATAATGACTTCATAAAAACAAACCATTTTGAAAGGTTTAAGATCTCTAATCAAAGCCATGACCAACGAGGATTCTGAGGATGTAGGATACCTACAATTTGTACAAGAGGTAATGAACTCAGAATATAGAATGAGAGACACATTTTTGTAGTACTAGCttagtatttaactggtggtTTTCATGGGGGTCAGGCCCATAAATCTCAGTAGAGTAATAGCCCTTAATTTTAAGTCCCTTCATGAATCTGTCTATCCCTGGCAGCCATTACCTGTGCCTTAGGTAATCTGTGATAATCCCAGGGATTATCACAGAGGGGAAGAGGTGCTGGTATGGGTTTGttctttcagtttcaaattcttttctcatctctaaagagGTAGCTTCAAATGTCAGACTCCCATGAAAGCCACTATAAGGTGCCATGGTCACACTGAGATCACCAGTTGGAGGCAAGTGCCTCACTGGAATGGCCAGATGAATGAGGAAGAATGGATAAAactgaaagagacagaaacaaaaataactaaAAGAGTGAGATAATTAGTCTCAGAAAGAACTCTTAAGAAAGATGACCGATTCCCATTTGTCACTGATTTTGGAGGCCCGCTCCTGCTGTGAGCAGAAGCTGTTTATGATGTCTGAAGAaaaccattctctctctcttttttttttcaaaattaaaaagtcACTGTTAGCTTTCtggaggattttttttgtttgtttttattttcactgTCAAATTCTGTCCTTTTTGCTACCCCTCCTCcactcattgagaaagcaagaaatacccattatacatatatgaagtcatgcaaaactaTTCCCACGTTTTGTGAGGCATgtgaggaaaaaagcaaaaaaaaaaataaagtgaaaaatctgCTTCAGTCTTCTCTCAGAGTACAATAGTTTTCTCTTTGGAGGTGGAGACCATTTTTCAAAATGAGTCCTTTTGAATTGTGAATCactatattgatcagagtagctaaaatcttttgcatttgtttgtcacTATAATAATGTTAATACTAGGGATATTCTAGCTCTTTTCATAAAGAAAACCTTCCTTAAAAAAGTGGCCCAGACTTGGAATAAAGACACGAAATTTACTCTCTGGACCACTAGTAATTTGTGCAGTGACAACTGAGTAAGTCATATTCTTTTTTGggggtctcagtctcctcatctataaaacaaacatCTGAAAATAGATTatctccaagttcccttccagcttttaTTTTCTAGGTTCTACCTCACCTACAGCTCCATATTTAATTCTGTCTTGCTATGTTCTGCAgattggtagctcagtggataaataCAACCTTTCCCCTTGAAACATCTTTTCCCACTTCTATCCTCTTGTGATGTCACCTGTTTACCTAGAattcccctgctctgataccatAGTCCTGAAAGCCACCTCAAGGTTATGAGAAGCTCACCCCCTCTAGTACTTTGAGAATGATAAATGTATAATCCTGGATTTTTAAGAGGGGGCAAATACATCATCCAGAGGGTAGAGGGTTCAAATGATGCCCTGGTATGAGAGCTAGAGCCCGGACTTGATTACAGGaagaagttcaaatcctgccttagagatttgagagctgtgatctgtaaaatgggagagacTTTAGTTTCACAGgcatctaaagtcccttccagctctaaaatctatGAATGTATAATGATGCAATTTAGCTCCCCTACTCTCACATGAGGGTGAAGAATGCATCATATTAGTTggaatagaaaaatgtttttatggcTAAAAATCCAGCGTCCCCCATTTTCTTTGAGGTGTGGACTAATAGTATTGCTGGTTTACATATGTTTATgctgaataaaatttatttgaaggTGCTTAGGTCAGAGTCTGAAACATAGGAGCAcaaagagggaaggaatgaagtGTAGAGGTTCTGGGAAGATTAAATGACTGGGGATGCCTGAGAATAGCAGCAGGGAGCAGCTCTCCAGTAAGGCTTGAAATCTGAGGAGGAAAGGTAGTTGAGGGGAACAGCTGTTTTAAGGGGATCTCTGTGAATGGCAGTCCAAGCTGGTGGTATAGATGGAGGAGGGGtgtaggagagagaggagagatgggaagcTAGGAGCTCTGGCTGCCAGGGCTGTAATCCTGAAATTTTCAATAAGAGATTtacagagttgaaagggactgcAGATGCTGTGGTCCATCCTATCCCGGAGAACTATACAACATTCAGTACTAGTGGACATCCAGGCAGAGTGCTGAAGAAATCTCTTGCTCCAATTAGGGATGAAATACCTCTTTTCTGAGCTCATATTTTGGGTAATTACtgccaaatatatatttatcacaAAACAAATTGTGGAGGTAAAACTCTGGGTTTTATGATTTTGCTAAAAGGTTCAGGCCCCAGACAAAACTTGAACCATTATGAGGATTTAGACAAAGTTTTCTCAAGGAAAAATTACATCAGTGACAGAGAAATAATTCATTTATGTATCACAATCTTATATATTCCATTTAGgccataaaaattaaagaaaagttaGATCCATAATACCATAAGTGGAACAAACAGTTAAAAAGAGTAATATGGAAAGTCAATATTAGTTTGAACTCCTCTTTTTGCCCCAtcaaagcctttttaaaaattaattttatctccctcaattatatgtaaaaagtttccaacatttttacaAGAATTTTGACtcttgaattctcttcctccctcccccactgacCACATTGAGATGATAAGCAACCTCACATAGAATTTACATGGAA
Above is a genomic segment from Monodelphis domestica isolate mMonDom1 chromosome X, mMonDom1.pri, whole genome shotgun sequence containing:
- the LOC130456158 gene encoding structural maintenance of chromosomes protein 6-like, whose translation is MAEGREDLVPLAAEEQQGAAKAEPEGELAEQEEQESLLLQDEPHGSAAASPLSVGEVGIVESIQLENFMCHSRLGPVQFGPNVNFVVGQRGKSALLTALLLGLGGKSLGSPLKEFVKDGEASANILITLSNRGENAYKPDSYGDSIIVHQCISVSGTVSYKLKDQSGSVITSKKAELAEILEHFNIRVDNPMTILQQEMGRQLLQTRSDGERYKFFQKVTQLEQMHNDYLCILERKARTQDQIEQGEKQLLELKQQGIEVEQCFQSMAASRKRLEDLKHEMAWAVVNESERQIEDMISNINIGDQDTIRLNQKLEASQAKFNETTEKLKEVQEKLDKLNKETIELEIESIQARDNINRKKKAYEEAEDLYNSSQNELKQLEKEKEHCNQMENLKKSMEQSKLEKQEKIAMLKEELNKYKDQENSFFEKLEHLQEAIEKDNEEHSRLKREVSDVQQTLNDKQQQLNHLKDCKASPLKIFEPQIPALLEAIDNADREGLFTTKPKGPLGGYIHLQDPEFALAVEACLKDLLLAFCCNTFKDEEVLQTLMKRFYPVGSPRPQIIVSAFKNEIYDMTNRAAHHPEFPTVLTALKIDDAVVANALIDMRGIESVLLIKSNSLARTVMQVQEPPKNCREAFTADGDQVFERRYYSCDKSRPTYLIDFEVEINHLEKVVENTVAQLSVYQQCANSLENDIRKNEETVNNHRLHLKEIAIRVIKINMQIKDLEKEGTQSIGFSTQEKVKEIEKQMEQVEEKMKVQMEEMKDLRQEIIDAEQRHESIKMKIQQVQELSESFRQELSQINLEMDSEKRCLRHYQDRLKHHTNSLQVKKEELTKKEKELEKETAQAKYICPERKEIEKSTAALDKEIAFLKQKIQSENTRHRSREEIIRQFQQIKERYNALDVKVKNLRNCIKSLDQTSVQRYELYQQFRRSLALRCRLYFDSFLSQLALSGEIRFDHAHETLSVRVQRGEGNTAGLGSIELQSGSENSFSNFFFILSLWYITEGPFRCLDAFDSYLDPSSRRIALNMILKIAQSQQFRQFILLTPQSLSFLSPSSLIKIIHVPDTEREQRTLHFRRVREDEEED